In Scyliorhinus canicula chromosome 12, sScyCan1.1, whole genome shotgun sequence, the sequence TGCAAGGATCAACTTGCAGAAATGCGTAAAGAGTGCAACTTTTCTTTCAGAATAGAATAATAACAAATGTAGAATCACTAAATGCTAAAATGGGTGCAATGTGTAACATGATGGTTCTCTCTGTAGGTACCGGATAGAGTATGATGCACTGTCAAAAGTAGAAGCTGAACAAAATGAGTTCATTGATCAGTTCATTCTCCAGAAATGAAATGGGAAGGAGAGACACGAATGAAAATGCTTTGGCTGTAAGGATGCAGTGAAGTTTGCAGTGATTATTCCATTGTGACACATTCCACCAAAACAGTGGTTTCACATAAGTGTAATTATTTAATATATATCAATCAGTTATTTCTATATTGCAGGTTTCTATGTGTTTCTTGACCTACATAAGCAATTTGCAGTGCACAATTTTAATGATGACATTTCCACAAGCATTAGAACACGATCATTTCACATGTAAATATTTTGTTATCCCaaattattttatatattttgttaTCGTTCATAGTTTGTTTAACTTGTGAGATCGTGGTCTATACATTTTTCAGAGTGTCCTTTTGTCAGCATTAATAAAATTGATATTTGAAGCTGTGCCTTACCCATTACAGCTGATTCTGGTGTCACTGTGCACTATGTGGTTGCCTTAGATATAAGGAAAGCAGTGGAAAGCAAACTAGCCAATATGGTGGCTTGATCTGCTACCCCTAACAGGAAATAGACAACATTTGGCACTGGGCTGTGTCCCATAGCCTCTGTTTAAATGAGTAATGCGGTTTCAGTATTGCTAGCTTATCTGAAGCTACCTTTTcccaccgcaacccccccaattcCTCAGTACTGCAAATGTTTTGTGAATTTATCCACAAAGTGGGGAAAGTGATTTTTACAATAACTTCACATATGTGTGAGGCATGCACATGTTCTGCCTCTTGTTACTGAATCCTCAGTATAAACAGAGCAGATTTGGTACCGTGAAATCCAGCATTGCTCATCTTTCCCCTTTTTATTGAACCATTCAAAGTAGTAGACTCCAAGTGTTGGATCTGCCTCTGTGTGGCAAATTCTTGGAAACATCCcacttgaaattaaatgaaaatcacttgtcacaagtaggcttcagtgaacattccggtgcctgttcggggaggcttgtacgggaattgaaccatgcttctggcccgctttaaaagccagcgatttaattcagtgtgctaaaccagcccctgttacaCTTACAAAGAACACGAGTGAATCTGATCAACTCCTCTGTCAATTATTACAGCTATGTAGGTTCGAGGATCATATTGTTAATCTGAATGAAAATTCAGTCTCTTTTACCGCTGTAAGTTATTAGGATAACTATTTCATGGCGATCTCGAAGTTCACTTTTTATTACCGTTACACTAATGCATATTTATTACACTATAATGCTGCTCTACCTAAAAAATACTGAATAAATTTATTTCTGTTTAACTCCGTGGAAACACAGTCCAAGTGACCATTTCAATTGATATTTATATAAATCCAATAAGGTGGTATACTGCGGTCTCCAAAGCTCAACACAATCCTCATCTAGGGACCAAAGTATTTCAGCAGAATTTAATTTAGCTGTGATTATACACTACAATAATATTTGATATAAATATGAATACCAACATTTATATTTTTCAGTATTTCACCAATTGTATTACACACTGAAGCTTTACTTGTGGTTCAACAGCTTGCAGCCCATTAAAATATCTGTGTATAATTTTTCACTTACtatgttcatgtttttaaaaattaaataaagagTAGTTGAGTATAATTGTACCGTGAAATTAGCAATACAAGTTACATGTAAATTAATGGGAACACGGATTTAAACTCTGTGACTCCCGAGGTTCCAAGGTACACACTTGCTTatctcacaaagccaaaagctTGAATTTTGTGATCCTGTCAATTTTAACTGACAATACGCCTGTAATAAAAAGAGCAGCCCTCTTGTGATAGTaatctttaaacattttatttcatTAAAATGCAGCATTTTATTATAAAATTGTAGTCAAATCATAAGACACTAAATCCAAATGGAGACTGggggaaaaatgaaatgattcTCAAGCGGCTGCGGTCAACGTCTCTTCTTTCCCTCGTCAGGATTGTACCTCTTGCTGAAAAGCATGGTTAGCAGGATCATAACTGGGATTAGTAAATAGGGAGCGTAAATGGCCAAGAGAGATAAACGTTCCGACATGGATTTTGGTCCTGGGTATGTTGATTCAGCAAAGTCGTTAAACAGAATATGTGCGAGGATGGAAATAACTGTTGTTGCCACATGTGTTGAGTATATGATAGCAGGTGTCCTTATCCACGAGCAACTGCCTGTATATAAAGGTAATACAAAGCGTTATATTATTGTTCATACTTCACTTTGTAGATTATTCCAGGCACAACCGTTAAGATGCAAAACAAAATGTAATTTTATAAACAGTAGTTCTTTGGAATTTGTTTCAAAGATTTACAGGGGCttaaggcagtgagttccagattctcagcaccctctggatgaaagtttcccctcaactcccctcttagccttctacctcttaccttaaaccttccccctggtaattgacttcTGGAAAAAGTGCCTTCCAATCCACCCCTTCTGTGCCCCATATATTACAAACCTCCAATAGCACCCCTGCTGGATGGTGAGATGTCCTTCTCCTGGAAGTTGGACTGACCTCCTCTCCCTCATGGGTGCCAGTTCTTTAGCTTCCCCCGTGACATTGTGCTTGCATATAGTGTAGTGACAGGCTTTGGCAAACTCTCTCCCTCTGGACAACTAGCAGCCTGGATTCTGCCCCCCTTCACCATTCCTGCCCCCCACCAACTTTATTTAATTGGTTGGTAAACTATCTCCACATAAATTAAAACCTCATTCTCTGGAAAATCTGAAATCCTACCGGTATTATAGAATTAATATCATGGAAttaacagtgtagaaggaggccattcggcccatcaagtctgcaccagctcttggaaagagcaccctacccaaggtcaacacctccaccctatccccataacccagtaaccccacccaacactaagagcaattttggacacaaagggcaatttagcatagccaatccacctaacctgcacatctttggactgtgggaggaaaccggagcacccggaggaaacccacgcacacacagggaggatgtgcagacaccggacagacagtgacccaagctggaatcgaacctgggaccctggagctgtgaagcaattgttctatccacaatgctaccgtgactgaagtgatttgcatgtaaagcaagggcaagtgaagtgaggtgcgtgcgGATTGCCCGCAACATTGCCCAAGAGAGCGCTCCCTGTGGCGAGCGCTATCTCTGCGTCAATCAAGCAGATATTTCTTGAAGTTGATGACATATGAATGACTAAGTATTTCCTAGAACCTATAAAAAATATTTGGCGcaaattaaatgtatttaatctttgaGATGAAGGAGagtcactcatgcggcccactcaccagcctaggttgcccattgtGGTTATAAACTGACATTTCACTCCTATTTTACAGTGGAGTCAGATTCTTGGTTTTCACGTTGCTGAACCTCAAACATTAGTCTATGAAgtgtctttttttcccccaaatacAGGATCATGGAATGAAAAAACAGGGAGGGGGGAACCAATACAAGACCTGGCTTTGATGGGAGCACAGGTGCAGTTTTAGACATTATAGTGaagaaagcattttacagcccagATAAAACATAATCACTTGGATCTTTCCAAAGATGAGAAAATACAGTTATGATGAGAGACTTGTTCATCGGAGTGAGACACTGAAGGGCAAGATCAaagttcaaaattatgaaagggtttGAGATAGGAAAAGTATTTGTTCTGTTCAGCGAATTGGAAGGATGCACAAATTCAAAATCAAACACGGGGAAAGATTTTTCATGTTGAATGTTAATACAGAACTCTTGACCACAGGTGCCTGACAAAGACAAGCCAATCTTAACATTTGAGAGGGAAATTAaattgaaatatttaaaaaactGGTGGTTAGCCATTATGATCTCCATCAATATTGAAATTTCTATCTAAAATTAAGGACATGTGTAATGGGACACAGAAACACATCACAACTTGCAATAGAAAGGTCCCCATAAATGTGTCACTGAAAGAAAACCCTGTTTATTGTTCCATATTTTTCATCTGGTATTAATATTccacaataaaacaaaacaatccTTACACGTTTTGGATTCAGGATATAATCCATGATAAAGGCACAATCCTCATAACATTGCATTCATGGTGCAGATGtagatggggaatggggagtacCAAGACCACTTACAAGCATAAATATTATCTTACTGACCTTTGTAGAAAGCAAAAGCTGCGATAGGAAAGAAAGGCAGCTGCAACAAAGCTTCACAAAGAATTAATGCTTTGAACCACGATGGAGGGTCTATAATCATTGGGTCTTTGAATCGAGCTGCGTACCATTTTAATAACCCTTGCAGCTGAGGAAAGAAATAGTGTTGAGAACTAAATTTAACATCTTTAGAAGTTGTTCAACTGCAATTAAAGCCTTTCTTATGCATTCCATGTGTTCAGAGTCCATATCAGCCATGAATGTGCCATAGTACAATGATTGTCACTGTTACACACTACCCGAGTACTGCATAAATTCCACATTTCATTCAGTCACAATTCTGCTAGGAAAAGCATCAGAATAATGCAACAACGCCCTGAAGATTCCCAAAAGCAGGGTCTGGCTCTTAATCTTCTTTCGTATGGCTAGGTATAGAGCAATAACTAGTTTTACGTCAAGGGGGCCAAGCCAGGATAAGAGTGGAAGATGGCAGCCTTCATGTGGTTCTATCCATTATGGGGGAAATCATGACAAATGCCATCAACCTGGCGACCAAACATCATGCAATGAGCTCCCGGTCTTCGGAGTGACAACTAAAGCTCTAATTAGCCCACCGGATAAGATCAGTACATAATTAGGGTTTCAGAATTGCACCAACTTGAGCACCGGCATATGTTAAACCGTTCATATTAAATCTCACTGAGATTTCCTTAGATACTGAGCAGTGAACGTGTTAAAGATTTTCATTAGATAGCATGCAGTGTGAAGGAGTTTCATTACTGCACACTGGTGGAGTCTAGTGTGCATTTGGATGTTTTCTTAAATACAATGTAGTGAAAAAGTGAGATGTTTCCTTGGATACTGTGTGTAGTGGAGTTCCCTTAGAAACTGGGCTGTGAGGGTGTAGTGGGGTTTCCTTGGATACTGTGTGCAGTGAGAGTGTAATGGAGTTTCATAgaatccaacagtgcagaagaaggccattcggcccatcgtgtctgcactgaccctctgaaagagcgtgccacccaagcccactcccgtACTCTTTCCCAATAACCCCCTAACctccactaaggggcaatttatcctggccaacccacctaatccaCATATCTTTCGACTTTCCTTGGAGATTGTGCGGTCTGACTGTGAAGACGTTATCTTAGATAATGAGCTATGTGACTATGAAGAAACTTCTTTAGACGCAGAAGGGAAAAATAAGTGGCTCAGCCAAACTAAAAAATGTCTGTGTATTCAACATTGCTGCCCACTGGCCACGATGTGAAAATCCAGTGGTCACCACAATCGTCCTCGAAGGTTACCTGAGCCCGCACTGGGGAACACAATAGACACAGGTCAACGCCGCCCCTGAACCAACTCAGACTCAGTACATTTAAAGTCATTGGGGGGGTGTTTTAGTTCTGGAGGTAGGCCTGCAGAGAGATGTGATAgctctggaaagggtgcagaggagatttaccaagatgttgcctgggctggagagttttagttgtggagaggttggatagactgggattatttaccttggagcagaggagagtcAGGGAGGCCaatattgagatgtataaaattatgaggggcatagatagaatagccaggaagaaaccttttcccttggtggagggatcaatgaccaggggcagagatttaaggtaaggggcgggaggtttagaggggatgtgaggaaaagcttcaacac encodes:
- the tmem97 gene encoding sigma intracellular receptor 2; this encodes MASCSRLLEWIFCFYFLSHIPITLGIDLQAVLPRDWYPGALQGLLKWYAARFKDPMIIDPPSWFKALILCEALLQLPFFPIAAFAFYKGSCSWIRTPAIIYSTHVATTVISILAHILFNDFAESTYPGPKSMSERLSLLAIYAPYLLIPVMILLTMLFSKRYNPDEGKKRR